gtatttagcatccctcgccacaaaagtgacgagaccgTATAGTATATTGACTTAACAAACCctcgtcgggtggtgtgctactcctatagcgctataattgttaagcgagggtataacatagtaatggcataaaacatgtattatctagcataacaagtagcatgtataacggattgagttcacaaagtatgtttaagtgtgtgtAAGTGAAATTTTTGTATGGTAgcatgttacaacccaaaagtggtttaaaatgtaaatgggtcgagtgtactcaTATTGGTTGCATATAAGAATCCCATGAACTAATGCACGAGTAAGGATTGGAGAAATCAAAGAGAGCGAACGGATGAGGTTATCCTAGATATGACGATCTTGTTAATATTGGAATGCTTAAATATAATTCCTAACACAAAGTTTACAATTTATTTAATTAGATATTTTATTTTATCACGTTAAAAAAAGTTTAAAgcaatttgtttgttatttggttaAAAAGAAAAATTCCATAAACAATAATAGTCttgttttatttaattgtttttagataatttgtattatatatatctataatctgtttaaaaaaaaaaaaaaaacaagactAAGTACTCATAAACATGATACTTAAAACCTCAAAATATAACAAAAGAACAATGTGGCCAAGACTCGAACTAGGTACATTGAATCAACAAACAAACACTACAACCCTCGTTATTATTGAAAACAACGTTTTGAATATATGTATtgaaattaataataaagataaTAGTATACATGTGCCAAGGTCATCTTCCTTACTAAAAAAATGACAGAACCATATCTTTAATATTCAAAATGATGACTACATGTTCTTGCTAGAACTTATCTATTCATTATATTCATAAAAGAATTATAAGATAAATCGGCAAAGAACAAAGAGGAACCTGTCGGTTCCGGCAAACTCCTGTCGTCTCCCTTTTTAAACCGGACAAGAACAAGGATCAACAACCCGCCTGCTGTTAATGTAGCTTATGTTACTCACGATTACCGTTACTCGAAAAAGAACAAAGTGAAATACAAGGAAAGATAGGCAGAAACGGATACCGAACAATAAGCTCCGGTGCGCTTCGGACGGCTCCGGTGTGATTCCGGTACGTGTCCGGCCACTTGCAGGGCCGGCGAAAGAGTGTTTGTGAGTGTGTGTGATGTTGAAATGGAGTGGCTGTGAGGGAAGTGACGATGGTATCGGTTTTGTACGACTTGTAAACTTGGCAATGATCTTATGATTGATTTGTATTTGTGATAAAAAATGGCCTAGGTTCATTCGTGTATATGTGGACATGAGAATCAGGAGTCACCAAGGATATGAAATGTTTGACAGCCAAATCCCGTGGTCACGCGTTTTCTAGGCGGCCAAAAGGAAGGAAATTCAAAATGCATGTGGTTGTTGTGTTGTTTGGTTATGTGTAGAGAGTTTGAAGGTGATGTATGTGTGTGGGTATCGAACAGACTACACCTTGGAAAAGAAGGATTTTAAAAGAACTTTAATTGCAGCCAactatatacataaaaaaaaaaaatcttataatGTTTCATAATTTTCCTTTTTAGTTTAAAGTTTAAAGGAAGTTACAATAAGGTCTCTTAACTCTGAGAGTTTACTAGATTTGTTATAGTAATTTTGGTTTAAGCTTAGATTtcctaaaactcatttttaacatctaagaactaactagtttatatatatatttataaacttttaaattaattaaattaattaaataaataactatATTGGTATTTAACAAAAAGAATAATTAACTAGATAAAATCTCTCATCATTTAATTAAATTCGCGTAAGTTTCCGAGGTTTAAAGTTTGGATctgtattttttttaaacgggtcggattttgggaagcccattttgacggatgttacacaATAAGTCAATCATAGTTTAACTGTTTCAAAGCAAATGTGTAATGTCAATAATCACGTCATGTGTATCCAATCagttcgacccatgaccactccagctactccagacagcaggTTCCAAATCCAagtaatctaacgacctgcgagcatgcaacaagtgtatcaaaCAAAGCTGTCGAGTTCATAGTTTgtgaaaacgttagttaccaagtatTTAGTTCAGTTCATTGAatataatgttgataataactcaagtaccgtacaagatggctaccagattgttttgcccgtccccaatgcccctatccaaacattggtcatgatttaaggtcattagttcacgcccgtcctctcaggtacggtgtgaggttgccaagcctaatagcgctatcaactaataccccgttaacAATTCGGTATAAGATGAGACTTAAAATGATAGGaagagtgtattatccaacattccagttTTACCCAAGTgacttattcctctcaggaatacccaatgATTTACCCAGAcctattcctctcaggaatactcAAATGACtatcccaaccaccgggacgcatgctcaagagaaatgaactcacctgtggtttgctcggtaaggttaACTACTTGTTTACCAGTTGATCAGACACGTCCTAGCATGAgtactgtgacacctgtgtcactttaaccatcaaacaaatgccaaaccaatgaaatttgtatttcatacttgggatttgtaaaaatatgtgtatcgtttgcacatatcaattcttgtccggATTCAAGCTCTAAaacgctttctggaaggttatacgcgcactgatgcgtaaatataactagtttaatgcaacaaacactctggaatagtgaaataggcttaacataccttaaataacctccacataacttagaaataagttttggatggtttggtgtgttgaaatcaagtttgttcgatcgcagggactaattgtgtcaaactgcgaaactctactgatttgtatagtaacgaaccttctggaacttgatcataagtttaatatgccctaaatatcctttacatagcttataaataggctttgaggtgtttggtgcacaaaaataaactttattgatcaatagggactaaaagcgtcaaaaagtgcacaagtttgcattttcacgcataacttacgttctgaatacatccggacaaccaaaaatttatgtaatcattaaaatattatgttttactgattggcatgataaaattccatttgtcgcttaatttggatcgtttttgcgtccgttacgacttccgtcgtaattaaccgaacaacgcaatcgtacgaccaaacgaaccgacatccggcatatttttgagcatgtttcatgttccctatactttaacttcattttagagccttgaaatggggttaacgaggcttaaacgtTCAAAAAATCAACTTTATAGCATGCAGGGACCTGTTCTGCCAAAAATGAAACGTTTGCAAAAACAGGCTCTGTTGGATCagagtttctttttgattgtattttgtgtttgaagttaagatgaaaatggatgagttgtgcagcggaattaaaatgaaaacaaactttgcatacaatcaaatgagagtaatactttaatcaaacatcttttacactatgaaccgaatgattgaatttaatttaaaaaacgattacaaagatagatgtatgaatgcaaactccccctcagcccgagctcagtagtttgttcgtgcaaagaagacgaatgatgtaaaagagctaatagaacagtataaagtactgaactatttataggcacttgcaaactactgagcatctttgctgacgtcaccatgaaagtgacatctaacctcctaacaaactctaacatctgatctatacagacactgcttgtgttaactactgctaatacattctattacaaaacagactttagaacagctgctgcaaccttctactgctgtgaacccagcagcacttgtccggatcagcagtgcttgactcaaggcagtagattgaattagcaggactttagtcttccatcagatctttagttgagcagcagttatgagtcagtagtttggtaagatcagcagataggaggtcatcagtagttgtaatcactttcaaggggagagatttgtgtatcagcatatgcttattcataatccactgttctgatccagttttggctttaattatctgttcctctgatagggttcaatcccaacaatctccccctggaacagataatgccaaaacccttcattatttgtggatattttattgcctcattaatagctcccttatctgacctttaaattgtaattcaaagtcaagggcatctgtatcttcatcatccctgctaagtggaagatcaaggagatcctgcaaatcttcaagactcaggccaagagcttgttcccttgatattttctccacttctccaccagacctgagcaaagtcaatatgcaggtctgtttgtcagttgcccacttttgtatttttgagcctggtgggtttcttgggagatgtttatttgcagaagtatttggtgaggctggcctgttcatcactggctgagcagtggtagcagagttttccggttcaagttcttcttttatcgttcttaacaagccttcttttaaaacagcatttccagcaagaatttcttgaacagtttcagctcctaactggctttgtgtccttcttttgtagacggcattaccagctggagcagtggatttcctgatttgcagctttgatggtccttttgaaaccgctgcttcagggtagtcaggtttttggggaatttttggatttttcttccttaattcctccaaccttttgtaggttgacctgaccaaatcttctttccatctagcaacttgtcttttggtgccaaattcagccacaaccaattcttctttcattctttttagttccaactgcttttcaggtacattctttttgaactttgcccaatcaggaggagtgtgagtgactttcctttttatcataacttgaattctggctgattcagcttcaagctctggaacagtccactctttgtacatgtgtctctctcctttgtatttcttgtagaacataatgctttcaatgtagtctttcttcagagtttcaactgctctttctgaaatttgttgactgacatttttagcaaaacgttctagggaactgacttctgtgagcagatattggtagtatcttgatacttctttgtcagatttcccttgtgtgtttcttttcgagatatcctctgcttgcttggcctttatcttcaaatattcttcaatgtttttgggccagggatatcctttgattgaaggcaaactccttttggcagggtcatcctcagtatagaaggattttatctcttctttgacagcttctagttcaagagggaattgaacacctgcaggaggtaagggtttgtgcattggaactgaagaaagtggaactggttttggtatattgactagagctaaaggttttgaagatgttggagatggtgaagtgacatcatctttaggaattagccttctcctctttatttgaggagggattgatgatgttttggatggaaaggtggttgtagtggcagtggtttgtgatagattaacagttgttgaaacaactggtgttccaaccattgttgtctttacagcagaagtcataacaactgctgtcttctacCTTTTGACAGGAGatgattgtgattttggtgg
Above is a window of Helianthus annuus cultivar XRQ/B chromosome 14, HanXRQr2.0-SUNRISE, whole genome shotgun sequence DNA encoding:
- the LOC110905667 gene encoding uncharacterized protein LOC110905667; protein product: MSTYTRMNLGHFLSQIQINHKIIAKFTSRTKPIPSSLPSQPLHFNITHTHKHSFAGPASGRTRTGITPEPSEAHRSLLFGGLLILVLVRFKKGDDRSLPEPTG